Proteins from one Gorilla gorilla gorilla isolate KB3781 chromosome 11, NHGRI_mGorGor1-v2.1_pri, whole genome shotgun sequence genomic window:
- the LOC129532097 gene encoding keratin, type II cytoskeletal 8-like: protein KHSDDLRHTKTEISKMNRNISWLQAEIEGLKGQKASLEAAVADAEQRGELAIKDANAKLSELEAALQRAKQDMAWQLHEYQELMNIKLALDLEIATYRKLLEGKDSRLESGMQNMSIHTKTTSSYAGGLSSAYGGLTSPSLSYGLGSSFGSGVGSSSFSHSSSTRAVVVKKIETRNGKLVSESSDVLRK, encoded by the coding sequence aaacacagtgatGACCTGCGGCATACAAAGACTGAGATCTCCAAGATGAACCGGAACATCAGCTGGCTCCAGGCTGAGATTGAGGGTCTCAAAGGCCAGAAGGCTTCCCTGGAGGCCGCCGTCGCAGATGCTGAGCAGCGTGGGGAGCTGGCCATTAAGGATGCCAACGCCAAGCTGTCCGAGCTGGAGGCCGCCCTGCAGCGGGCCAAGCAAGACATGGCATGGCAGTTGCATGAGTACCAGGAGCTGATGAACATCAAGCTGGCCCTGGACTTGGAGATCGCCACCTACAGGAAGCTGCTGGAGGGCAAGGACAGCCGGCTGGAGTCTGGGATGCAGAACATGAGTATCCATACGAAGACCACCAGCAGCTATGCAGGTGGTCTGAGCTCGGCCTATGGGGGCCTCACAAGCCCCAGCCTCAGCTACGGCCTGGGCTCCAGCTTTGGCTCTGGCGTGGGCTCCAGCTCCTTCAGCCACAGCAGCTCCACCAGGGCCGTGGTTGTGAAGAAGATAGAGACCCGCAATGGGAAGCTGGTGTCCGAGTCTTCTGACGTCCTGCGCAAGTGA